Proteins from a genomic interval of Capsicum annuum cultivar UCD-10X-F1 chromosome 4, UCD10Xv1.1, whole genome shotgun sequence:
- the LOC124897575 gene encoding phosphatidylinositol-3-phosphatase SAC1-like — MTAANEANGWYGGTLLGDQDESSEIYRHYAELIQGPAMEPFEHDSENEKYYTELLLKGSVDAMDDAAIEAEMESAFKAYDQIGTDLGIFPKSCKALAADPSQLTRWLVGEDKLPNV; from the exons ATGACGGCAGCAAATGAAGCTAATGGCTGGTATGGTGGTACATTGCTTGGTGATCAAGATGAAAGCAGTGAAATCTACCGACATTATGCAGAACTTATCCAG GGGCCTGCAATGGAACCTTTTGAACATGATTCTGAGAATGAGAAGTACTACACCGAACTTCTCCTGAAAGGCTCAGTTGATGCCATGGACGATGCAGCTATTGAAGCAGAGATGGAATCTGCTTTCAAAGCGTATGACCAAATTGGTACAGATCTTGGGATTTTCCCCAAGTCGTGTAAGGCATTGGCTGCTGATCCCAGCCAACTAACGAGATGGCTGGTTGGTGAAGACAAGCTGCCCAAcgtatga